Within Tenebrio molitor chromosome 3, icTenMoli1.1, whole genome shotgun sequence, the genomic segment gaaggattttttttttgtgtgacATTCATTCATTATCGCAACTTCTTTAGTTTTTGAAAtagttcaatttttttttcatggtagaattttttcttatttgtaTCAGTATTAATCACAGGTCAAATATTTACCATATTTTACGAATCACtctgtatgtacatatttggaATGTCTTATAAAGTATGTGTTCCGTCTTTACGATTTCAAAACtgtttgaataaattatttcataataTCTGACAGATTGTTTCTTCTTGTgaattatgtttaaaaaaaattaattgcggaacctcttcaaaattttcgtggGCACCATATCAAGACTactttaccacccaaaaactCAAGTATTACTGAgtaacataaaaatttcaaacttgGCAGGAATTacaaaaggaaaattttcaataaattgtgTAGATTTTATATGGAACAGATTTATACTGAATTAGAATGTGGGAACTGTGAaacattcaattaaaaaagatatttgATTATATCACATATTTAAGTAGTTTCTAATTTTTGTTACTTTACATTTTAACATTACAATGTTTTGCTGAATTTAGTCAAATTAATTATGGGCATTTGCCAAGTCTAGTACAGTTGATTCAATGATGTAATATCACATGCATTTATTACATTCATGATATGGGTACCTGTTAATCTTTTAGTTCAGCATTACATTTGAGAGTAAATcgcaaattattttaatttttaaaagaattattGGTTTAAAGTATACATGCTTAAATTAGACCATATTCCACTCACCTGGGTTGCAGTCGGTGAGTAAAGAGCAGATAGATAGGAGGACCTTAGAGATGGTAAGTGCAGGTGACCAGTTGTCTTTTAATATGTCCAAACAAATTACACCCTGACTGTTGATATTGCAGTGGTAAATTCTTGTTCTGAAAGTGACTTTGGGTGGTTTGAAAGGGTACTCAGGAGAGAAATGTATATCCAGGAAGAAAACGCCACCTTCATACACAGAACCTGGTGGCCCCAGAATTGTAGAAACCCACTCATAAAAATTTTCCCCCTTGGGGCCAGCACTGCAGTTCGGTGGTGGATCTAACGTAATTTCTGCTAgttctttttgaattcttttAGCTGATGTGCCTAAGgcttttgacatttttggATTAGGCTTTGAttcttttgtttctttttgatcaccaaCAGCAGCTTGACCGCCTCTGCCACGGCCA encodes:
- the Ubc2 gene encoding ubiquitin-conjugating enzyme E2-24 kDa; the protein is MSSAGSSGSGRGRGGQAAVGDQKETKESKPNPKMSKALGTSAKRIQKELAEITLDPPPNCSAGPKGENFYEWVSTILGPPGSVYEGGVFFLDIHFSPEYPFKPPKVTFRTRIYHCNINSQGVICLDILKDNWSPALTISKVLLSICSLLTDCNPADPLVGSIATQYLQNREEHDRIARLWTKRYAT